One stretch of Narcine bancroftii isolate sNarBan1 chromosome 8, sNarBan1.hap1, whole genome shotgun sequence DNA includes these proteins:
- the LOC138740891 gene encoding cdc42 effector protein 2-like, with protein sequence MSAKAPAHLKPQGSQKGRKVNLRGVLSTDMISSPLGDFRHTIHIGSRGGDDVFGDLSFLEGKLHLLPGIGSLAGTARTASLRKPPDRLSPLLKNAISLPVIPPKSEPPPKPPRLHLDGEEGHPSAPAESPATLPSHAMSLLSLQLDLGPSILDDILEVMDQKQQNVPSATSPLLPESHSSD encoded by the coding sequence ATGTCCGCCAAGGCCCCTGCCCACCTCAAGCCACAGGGCAGCCAGAAGGGGAGGAAGGTGAATCTCCGCGGCGTCCTCAGCACGGACATGATCAGCTCGCCACTGGGGGACTTCCGGCACACCATCCACATCGGGAGCCGTGGGGGGGATGATGTCTTTGGGGACCTCTCCTTCTTGGAGGGCAAGCTTCACCTCCTCCCCGGCATCGGCTCCCTGGCTGGCACGGCCAGGACTGCCAGCCTCCGGAAACCCCCGGACCGCCTCTCGCCCCTGCTGAAGAATGCCATCTCGCTGCCCGTGATTCCCCCGAAGTCAGAGCCCCCTCCCAAACCCCCCAGGCTCCacctggatggtgaggaagggcaCCCTAGCGCCCCAGCCGAGAGCCCGGCCACTCTGCCGTCACATGCCatgtccctcctctccctccagcTGGACCTGGGGCCGTCCATCCTCGATGACATCCTGGAGGTCATGGACCAGAAGCAGCAGAACGTCCCCTCGGCGACGAGCCCCCTGCTCCCGGAGTCACACTCCTCGGACTAA